GTCAATGCCGAACGCTCCATCTCTCCCATTTTTTCCGAGGGGGTCGGCAATACTTTGCGGACCAGCACCTGCGCAGATTTTTCGGGGAGAATCAAGATAATCATCAATTTGAAATCTTCACTTCGTGCTTCAAAAAAAATAGCCGCAACGGGCTGTTCTTCCTCGATAAAAGCGGTAATATCCTGCAAAGGAATGACTACCACTTCCGGCACTTCCATACTTATTTTCTCATTATTCAACATCTCTGATAGAGAGGTCGCTGCATTTCCCACGCCGATATTGGCCAGTTCCTTCAAAAAATCAAGCCGCGTTTCGCTTATCCGGGGTATTTGAGCCATCTGCCCTTCATCCTCCCTGATTGGATACTTTGTTCAATGCCTCGATGATACGGTCCGGCCTGAAAGGTTTGACGATAAAATCCATGGCTCCCGAATTGAGCGCCTCGATAACCACTGATTTCTGCCCCATCGCGCTGACCACGATAATTTTGGCCGCCTCATCTATTTTCATGATCTCTTTTATCGCTGTTATCCCGTTCATGTTGGGCATGGTTATGTCCATAGTTACCAGGGATGGCTTCAATTCCCTGAACATTTCCACGGCTTTCACTCCATCCCCCGCCTCCCCGATAACCTTGTATCCGTTTCTTTCCAGAACACTCCTCAGCGTCATTCTCATAAAAGCAGTATCATCAATGATTAACACGGTTTTATCCAACTTCCACCCTCCTATCTTCCAACAGGCCGATTATATCCAGAATCAAGGTTACGCGCCCATCTCCCAGAACTGTTGCCCCCGTGATGCCCTTTATACCCTGAAGATAATGCCCCAGCGATTTGATCACGATTTCCTGCTGGCCGATCAGCTGTTCCACCATGAACCCGGCTTTCCTGTCACCGACTTCGATGATCACCACCGGATATTCGGAGACCCCTTCCGGGCTTTCCACGCTGGTATCGAGCAAACTGCCCAGATCGTATAGAGATATCACCTCTCCGCGGATATCGATAACCCGCTTTTTTTGTATGGACTTGATCTGGTGGGATTTGATAAACACATTCTCACGAATCGATTCTATGGGGATGGCAAAAATCTGCTCTCCCGTCCTGACCAGCAATGCCTTGATAATAGCAAAGGTCAGCGGAAAGCGCAGTATGAACTTGGTTCCCCGGTTCACTTCACTTTTTATCTCGATGGAACCGCGCATCGACTCTATATTGTATTTTACAGCATCCAGGCCTACACCCCTGCCCGAAACCTGCGTAACTGTCGAGGAAGTGCTGAAACCACTGTAAAATATCAGGTTGAGGATTTCCTGTTCCGACATCCGCGACAGTTCATCCTCGCTGGCAATCCCTTTTTCAAGGGCTGCTTTCTCGATACTTTCAGGATCGATCCCCCTTCCGTCATCTTCTACCATGATGACAACATAGCTACTTTCATGAAATGCTTTCAATTTGATTTTCCCCGTTCTATCCTTCCCCCCCGCTATCCTCTCATCGATGTCCTCGATACCATGGTCGATGGCGTTGCGCAGAAGATGTACCAGCGGATCGGGCAACTGGTTTATGATTGAACGGTCCAATTCTGTTTCCTCACCGCTTATCTCGATCTGTATGTCTTTTCCACTTTCCCTGCTGATATCCCGTACCATGCGTGGAAAACGTTCAAAAACCTGCTTGATGGGCACCATCCTCAGTTTCATGGCCACATCCTGCAGGTTCGTAATTATTCTTTCCATCTGCTCGAGCGAGTGATCCAGATCCTCCCGCAGCCCCGTACCTTTTTCCAGCACGCTGTTCCTGGTGATCACCATCTCGCCGATCAGGTTGATCAGTTCGTCCAATTTGGCAGTTTCCACCCGTACCGTCTTCTCTATCAGCCCGGTCCGGGAAACCGGTTTCGGAGCTTCGGGGCCAGTTGTTTTTTCTTTCCTGGCAAGAGTTCTCTCTTTATCCCTGGGCCTGTCATCCCGTGCACCCGGAGTTTGATCGATATCTTCCTCCGTAGAAACAGGCTTTATATCCGGTGCCTCCACCACCTCCACTTTTTCCACATCGGCTATTTTCAACAATCCTTCCTCCACTTTCCTCATGGAAAGGGAAGGGCTGACAATGGCTACCTTGAAGCTGCAATCGAATTTTTCCTCATCGAGGTCCTCCATGGAAGGTTCCGTGGAAACGATCTCACCAAAATCCTCCAGGGCGCGAATTACCATATATGAACGTACAGACTTCATCATCGTTTCCCTGTGCAAGATGACCCTGACCAGATAGGTAAATTCGCCCCTGGTACGGGCTGCGGACAAAAATTCTTTTTCCTCGGCATTGAAATCAAATGTTACAGGCGCCTCTTCGTCGTCGGTGGAAGGGACCGGGGTTTCCATTCCCGGTTCGCCATTTTTCTGCAGATGTCGTTCCAACTTCTCCAACAACCGTGTCGCAGCTGTTTTCTCCTTCTCTTCGGGAGCCTCCGGGAAAATGATCAGCCCCTGAAAAACATCGACAGAATCAAAGAGAAGATCGATCGTCTCCGCGGTCACGGAAAATTCACCGGACTTCAATTTTTCAAGATAGAATTCCAGGCGATGGGAAACCTGGGTTAAAAGTTCGTAACCCATGGTTCCGGCCATGCCCTTGAGGCTATGGACAATCCTGAACATTTCCTGCAGATTTTCAAGGTTCTCAGGATCTTTTTCCATCTTTAACAAACAATTATTGAGGATTTGCAGATACTCGTTTGCCTCGGATAAAAACAGCTCCCTGTACTCGTCCATATGAACGCCCCTTTTTACTTATTGAGAATCTGCCTCCGGCAGGGTCAGCTTTTCGAAAGTAATATTTTCTTCGGTGGTCAATATCCTTTCAAGGTTGAGGATTATGATCAGGCGTTCATCCATCTTGCCTATTCCTTGAATCAAATCATTGTGGGTTCCGGCCACATCCGTCGGAGGAAGCTGAATGGAGTTTTTCGGCAGGCGGATAACTTCAGTAACCGCATCCACGATCAACCCCACCTCATCATCCTCGATCTCTACAATGATGATTCTGCCACTTTCGTCCCGCCCCTCGATACGTTCCAATCCAAATTTCTTGCAGAGGTCGATAACCGGTATGATCTCGCCCCTGAGATTGATAACCCCCTCGATAAAATCAATGGAACGGGGGAGGGGGGTAATCTTGGTTATCTTCAGAACTTCTCTTACTTGCTTTATATCAACGGCAAACTCTTCATTTTCCAGGACAAACGCAACCAGTTGCACCTCGCCCATGCTGTCTTGTTCTTTGGTATCCTCCAATCTACCCACCCCGCTTTCACTTGACAGCACCTTTCTGTAACATCTTGGGAAGTTTGGACTCGATGGAAGTAATTCTAACCCCCAATTTCCCGTCGACCACAACTATCTCACCTTTGGCCACCATCTGGTCGTTAACCAGAACATCAACGGGTTCTTTGGCATAACGTCTCAAAGGTACAAGGCTGCCTTTTCCGACAGAAAAGAGGTCGCCCATCGGTAAAACATTCTTCCCCAGGACCACGGTCAATTCAATCGGTATATCCTTGACCATCTCCAGCTTCTGCATTCTTTCCTTCAACGTAAGCGTTTTCTCTTTTTTACCGGCAAGATCCGGATTTTCTTTTGACCATATGATCCGGTTGATTTCCTCGTCCGTTTCGGTTTCGGGGGATATTTCAGGTTCCGGTTGAAGGATGCCATCCATTTTTTCCGCAGCACTATCCGGAATTTCTTCCCCCTCCGTTTCAGGCGCAATACTCACATCATCGCCTTCCTCCGGGGTCAACGAGAACCCGGATCCGGCATCGGGCAATGTAGCAGCATCATCTGCATCGGTATCGGCCATTTCCTGTTCGGGTAGCTCCATGCTTCGGTTCAGATCATCAAGTAAAGCCCGGGCCAGTTCCCGCGCTGCGTCAAGGGGAATAATAAGGATGAGGGTACTGTCAACAAGTTCCTCGACTTTCAAAATAAAGGTGGCCTGCAGCACCTTGCCTTCTGTACCGGCCAGGGATGGAGCCGGAAATTCCTTTGCCGACGGAAGGAGCCGCCCGATGACCGGAGGATTGATCGCAATCACCCGGTCAAGCATCTCCGACATCGCCGTTACAGAAAAACCAACCATCTTGTTTATAGCTTCGCCGACCACACTGTCCTGAACATCGTCCACTGCCAGCAGCCCATCCTCCGGGGCAATGTCATTCAAAAGATTGTTCAGGATCATGACATCATTTTCCTTGAAAACAAACACGTTTCCTCCCCCGAGGCCCTCGATGTAACTCACATCCACGTATATACACGGAACTACACAGCCACTCATGACATCATCAAGCGACACTTCATCCAGCTTGGGAGAAGTAATAAATACTGTTTTATCCAATAATGTTGCCAAGGCCGTGGAAGCGGAACCCATCGAGATATTCAAACATCCCAGAAGCGCATCCTTTTCAACATCGGTCAAATATTCCATCTTCAACTCACCCCGTCCCCAAAAGATTTACCGCCCTGTTTGAAAAAATAGATAAAATTATTCCACAACTTTATTCCCTATCGCGCAACTTTTCAACACGGTCAACGGGCTTCACTATGGAGGTAATGCGGATACCAAAATATTCCCCCATGGAAAGAACTTCCCCTTTGGCAAAGAGTTTGCCGTTCACCAGCAGATCAACATTTTCGTCCACCATTCTGTTCAGCTCGATGATCATGCCTGTAGAAAGATCCATTATCTCCCCGATGCTCATATTCGTATCGCCGATGCGCACGGAAATTTCCAGGGGAAAATCCAGAACCAGTTCCATCTTCTGTTCTACATCATCATCCGATGACGGGGCTTCTTTCAACAAGGCATCCAGTTCTTCCGAGGAAAGCATATGATCCCTTTTCTTCAACATCTTATGAAACAGTCCCCTTTCCTTCCACACAATCGGTAACCTGTATGGCAAGATTGTACCCTTCAACAAGACTTGGATGACCCACCAGTACAAGCTGTTCCTCTACAAAAAGTTCCAGCGGCTCCCCCTCTTTTTTGTTCAACTGCAAAACATCCCCTTCCTGCAACTGAAAGAAGTCCTCCATGGTGATGGTTGTTTTGCCGAGTAGAGCCTTGACATTTACTTCCGCGTTGGTCAGATAACCCTCCATCTCCGAGGAACTGGGGCGGAAAGAAGTCTTCTGGTACTCGTTGAACCAGTGCTGTGCAGTAAGGTTGGAGATCACTTTCTCCAACGTGATGTATGGAAAACAATAATTTATCATACTCTTGTTGTCATGTATCTGGACACTCAAAGTCACCAGTGCTATGGTCTCGCTGGAAGCGATCAGCTGGTTGAAATGGGGGTTGGTATCGATGCTCTCTATCTTGGGCGACAGCGCCGCAATACCCTTCCATACATAACTGAGGTTCTCCAGCAACTTCTCGTTGAGGTGCCGCATTACTTCCAGTTCGATCTCCGTCAGTTCCCGGCTTTTGGCCACCGACTTGCCATCCCCCCCGAAATTGAGGTCGATCAGGGAGAAGGCGCAGGAAGGATTTATTTCCAGCAAAGCAATCCCCATCTCCTCGGACATATTGAACAATGTCACCACCGTGGGTATGGAGAGGGATGAGACGAATTCCTCGTATGTAACCTGACTCACGGAAATAACCTCTATCTTGACCGGAACCCGCAGATAGGCGGTCAGAAAGTTTCCCAAAATACGTGCATAGTTGTCATGGACCACTCTCAGCGTCCTGATCTGCTCCTTGGTAAACTTGGTCGGCCTGCGAAAATCATAGGCCTTGACATCGGAAGTATCCAAAGTGGATTTATCTTCTTCTATTTGGCCGGCCGATATCGCCGATATCAAGGAATCAATCTCCGACTGGGAAAGAATATTCTTACTCACTGTATCACCACCTTACCGGTTGTAGGTAAAACAATACTATCAATCATCTAGCTCTTGATGTAAATAGTCAGTGCCCACAGCTCATCCGTGGTTATCAACGCCCTTATGTTTGATTGCAAAGCACGCTGTGTGGTAATCAGACGCACCATCTCTTCCGCAAGATCAACGTTTGACCGTTCAAGGTACTGTTGCCTGATCTTTCCATACCCGATCTGACCCGGTAGCCCGGCCAGCGCCCCTCCCGACTCTGCCGTCTGGAGATACTGCCCGTTCCGGTCGGCAGCCAACCCGGCAGGATTGATAAATCGATATAATTGAATATTGCCCAGTTCAACCGGTGCAGCATCCTCGGTAACCCACAAAGCTGCGCCTTCCGCGGTTATCACCAAAGCCCCCAGATCACCGTCCATATCCCGCAGCAGTGCAGAAAGGTTGAACGGAACATCAAGAAAATCACCCTCCGCAGTGACGATATTGGCCGCCTCGTCCAGATAAAAAGAGCCGTTTCTGGTATAGGAAACCGTGTTGTCAGGACGGATTATCCTGAAAAACCCTTCCCCTTCTATAGCCAGATCGAGAGGGCGGCTACCCTGGACCAGAGCTCCCTGGGAGAAAGAGGTCGTCAATGAAGAAATCCTTACCCCCTTGCCTGCCTGGGGGTCAAGCGCTCCAGCTCCCGGCGCTGCCGGAAGCCTACGATCCTGCACGTTACGGTACAGAAGTTCGCTGAACGAGGCATGAGACGCCTTGTAACCCGTGGTGTTTATATTGCTCATATTATCAGCAATCTGTTCCAGGGAATACTGGAATGCTCTCATACCGGTCAAATTGTTGCACAGGGCCCTGAACATGATACTCACTCCTTTGTTCACTTGTAATTATAAAACATTCCCCTATCTACCACAAGTAACCGCCGCTCGGCAGCTACCTGATCTTTGGAACGCCCTAGCGCAGGGAACCAAGCTCGTTGGCTGCCTTGTCAAGGATCCCGTCGTAAGTAATCATCACCCTCTGTGCGGATTCAAAATTACGTTTTATTTCCATGAGGGAGACCATTTCCTTGATCAGGTCCACGTTTGAACCTTCCAGAAAACGGTGAAACACCCTTACATCGAGCTCTGCATCGGTGTCCACAGGCTCAAAATAATTTTCGCCGACTTTGGTGTAATTGGCTTCGGGATCGAAGGCGGCCAACCGCAATTGACCTGCCAGGCCTCCATCAACAAAGATAGCCCCATCTTCACTTACAAAAAGGTCCCTCTCAAGGATAACCGACCCATCCTGGACCAACCTGATGAACCCATCCTCTCCCAGTACCATATGCCCCTCGGCGTTGACCAGGTAACCATCGGCGTTGAGGAAAAAATGGCCGTTGCGGGTGTTCAAGACCCGATCGCCTACCTGCACCTGAAAGAAACCGTTGCCCATCAGTGCAAAGTCAAGGCTTCTTCCTGTCTGCTGCAAATTGCCGTTTCTCATCAGCGTATAACTTTCATCTATGGCTACATTGTGAGGCATCGTTCCCACGGGCAGCGATGTTCTCTCCTGCAACCTGCCGGTTCGAGCACTGCCCTCGTTTCCCGGAACGATATTGCGTGCATAAAGAAGCCATTCCGCAAAACTGGTCTGTATGCCATCATCCCTTTTGTAGCCGGGGGTCTGCTGATTGGCAAGGTTGTTACCGATCAGTTCCATCCTGACCTGCTGTGTCAACATCGCCCCTTCCGCCATGTAAAGACCTCGCATCCTCTCTCCTCCTTCTCATCAAATTTGCATCACATTGTTTTCAAAAATTCTTTTCCGCCCATCATCTCTTTCAAAAATTGTTGTAGATTTCCCTTTCGTTCAGCTTGTTTCTCAACGACAGGATCAATTCTACCTCCCCCTGTCCGAGGCCGGTATCCCTGGCTATATCGCCCACCCCCCGGCCTTCATCCCAGAGGCCCAGAACCTCTCCCTGCTTCTGTTTTTTCAGATTCACTCTTACATTCCTGCCGGTGCTTGCACCCGTCCCGCCTTTATGTACCAAAGGAGGCCCGAGACTCAACGGCGTAACATCTGCAGGGGAGCGCCCGGTCGCAGTGAGATTGTCACCCATCTTCCTGATTTCTTCCTGGAGATTCTCTACCTCTATCTGCAAACTCATGAGTGTATCCTTGTAATCCTCATCCAGAACTTCCCGGTTCATAACATTGCTGAATGAATAATTGCCTTTTATCTGGCGCAACCAGAACCAACAGAAGACCATGGATGTCAGAAAACCCAACATAAAACCGGCGACCAGCATACCCATACCCCCTTCTGCGATGGTAAAAATCACCTCATCTTTTTACCGAGCAATTTCCGGAGCCTCTGCAAAGCACCGGCATGAATTTGTGAAACCCTGACCGCAGAAATATTCAACAATCGGGCAATTTCCTTCTGCGTCAGATCTTCATGGTAATACAGGGACAACAGGATCTGTTCCCTGTCTGTCAACTTCTTCAAGGATCGGGCAAGCAGAGCCACTCTTTCCTTTTTTTCCAGATGATCATCCGGCCCATCATCTGTGTCCGCAAGCAACTCTTCCAGCTTCAGCCCCTCGTTGTCATCCCCGGCAAACAGCACCCTTTCCATGGATATTATCGCCAGCAAATTGTAATGGGCCCAGACCTGATCCACTTCATTGACGGTCCACCCCAGTTCACGGGCAATCTCCTCCGAGGTGGGTTCCCGTTTGATTTCCTGGGCAACTTTCTCGCCGGCCTCCTGAACATGACGATATTGCGTGAAAAAAGATCTTGGTGCCCAGCTGAGTTTTCTCAACTCATCGATCATCGCCCCTTTGATTCTCAAAGACGCAAAAGATCTGAAATCAACTCCCCTGGCTGGATCAAAGCGTTCCATAGCCTCTAGCAACCCGATTATGCCGCTGCCGATAAGATCATTTTCGTCCAATGTCGGAGGCAGGGCAATGGAAAGCTTGCCGGATATTTTTCTGATCAAAGGAAGATATTCGACGATCAATTTTTCTTTGTCGGCATCGTCTCCTTTGTAGCCATACTTCTTGCCCCCGTAGCCCCCCATGATTGAAGATCGCCTCTTTCCAAAACTCTCGCTTGATCCATGCCAACAAGTATCTCTTCCTTCAAATTTCCCGTACTCGTTTCCGGGACTGATCAAATATGAATTTGATGATCGTATCCCTGGTTTTTTCATCTATATCAAAGAATGACAGGGCTACCCGGTATTTCTTCCAGGCTCCAACCTGTACGGGAAATGATCTGACCACCTTGCCCTTTACTCTCAGGCCGCCCTTCACATCTTGCAAATGAAGGCTGATAAGAAGTTCTGTCCCGCCGGTCAGGTACTTTGAACTGATGAATTGCAGTCCCCCGCCAGAGATGTCGATGGTCACGCCATGCCTGATATCATCCGTATCCTGGGCATCCATCTTCTCCCTGAAAGATTTCATGTCTGTCAATACATCTTTCTCCTCCGGTATGGCAATGAGCTCACGGTCATGTTTGCGCTCTTCATCTTCCTCTTTCTCTTCAACCTCACGGATGATCCTGTATTCCAGTTCCAGGTAACAGGGCAGGCGATAAAATTGCCGGCGCTGCTGCCTGCGTACCGAATCCGGGTAATCCACGAGGTAAAAGGGAGGGTGGCCCTTCTCCTGCCTCAGAACCTTCAATACAAAATAATACAGGGCGTCCTCACTCTCAAGATGAGATTCCCACAATGACCCCGAGCGCATGGTCAACTTGCCATGTTTCGAGATTGGCTGGCTGATGACAAGCCCCGCTTTCTTCAAATCCTGTACCACAGCCTTGTAATGGGTTCTATCATCTCTGTTGTAAATTTTTATCTGGTCATATTTTTTGAGGAAGCTTGGTTTGGCCAAAAAATCATCCTCCTTGTTATTTG
This region of Bacillota bacterium genomic DNA includes:
- a CDS encoding chemotaxis protein CheC, with amino-acid sequence MAQIPRISETRLDFLKELANIGVGNAATSLSEMLNNEKISMEVPEVVVIPLQDITAFIEEEQPVAAIFFEARSEDFKLMIILILPEKSAQVLVRKVLPTPSEKMGEMERSALTEIGNIVNSAYLNALSALTGITIMPSPPNMALDMGGAILGTILAETFMVEDYLILSVTSISTEKDDITGNVIVFPYQGSMERIFNIMGV
- a CDS encoding response regulator, which translates into the protein MDKTVLIIDDTAFMRMTLRSVLERNGYKVIGEAGDGVKAVEMFRELKPSLVTMDITMPNMNGITAIKEIMKIDEAAKIIVVSAMGQKSVVIEALNSGAMDFIVKPFRPDRIIEALNKVSNQGG
- a CDS encoding chemotaxis protein CheA, whose product is MDEYRELFLSEANEYLQILNNCLLKMEKDPENLENLQEMFRIVHSLKGMAGTMGYELLTQVSHRLEFYLEKLKSGEFSVTAETIDLLFDSVDVFQGLIIFPEAPEEKEKTAATRLLEKLERHLQKNGEPGMETPVPSTDDEEAPVTFDFNAEEKEFLSAARTRGEFTYLVRVILHRETMMKSVRSYMVIRALEDFGEIVSTEPSMEDLDEEKFDCSFKVAIVSPSLSMRKVEEGLLKIADVEKVEVVEAPDIKPVSTEEDIDQTPGARDDRPRDKERTLARKEKTTGPEAPKPVSRTGLIEKTVRVETAKLDELINLIGEMVITRNSVLEKGTGLREDLDHSLEQMERIITNLQDVAMKLRMVPIKQVFERFPRMVRDISRESGKDIQIEISGEETELDRSIINQLPDPLVHLLRNAIDHGIEDIDERIAGGKDRTGKIKLKAFHESSYVVIMVEDDGRGIDPESIEKAALEKGIASEDELSRMSEQEILNLIFYSGFSTSSTVTQVSGRGVGLDAVKYNIESMRGSIEIKSEVNRGTKFILRFPLTFAIIKALLVRTGEQIFAIPIESIRENVFIKSHQIKSIQKKRVIDIRGEVISLYDLGSLLDTSVESPEGVSEYPVVIIEVGDRKAGFMVEQLIGQQEIVIKSLGHYLQGIKGITGATVLGDGRVTLILDIIGLLEDRRVEVG
- a CDS encoding chemotaxis protein CheW, whose product is MGEVQLVAFVLENEEFAVDIKQVREVLKITKITPLPRSIDFIEGVINLRGEIIPVIDLCKKFGLERIEGRDESGRIIIVEIEDDEVGLIVDAVTEVIRLPKNSIQLPPTDVAGTHNDLIQGIGKMDERLIIILNLERILTTEENITFEKLTLPEADSQ
- the fliY gene encoding flagellar motor switch phosphatase FliY, which codes for MEYLTDVEKDALLGCLNISMGSASTALATLLDKTVFITSPKLDEVSLDDVMSGCVVPCIYVDVSYIEGLGGGNVFVFKENDVMILNNLLNDIAPEDGLLAVDDVQDSVVGEAINKMVGFSVTAMSEMLDRVIAINPPVIGRLLPSAKEFPAPSLAGTEGKVLQATFILKVEELVDSTLILIIPLDAARELARALLDDLNRSMELPEQEMADTDADDAATLPDAGSGFSLTPEEGDDVSIAPETEGEEIPDSAAEKMDGILQPEPEISPETETDEEINRIIWSKENPDLAGKKEKTLTLKERMQKLEMVKDIPIELTVVLGKNVLPMGDLFSVGKGSLVPLRRYAKEPVDVLVNDQMVAKGEIVVVDGKLGVRITSIESKLPKMLQKGAVK
- a CDS encoding flagellar motor switch protein FliN codes for the protein MLKKRDHMLSSEELDALLKEAPSSDDDVEQKMELVLDFPLEISVRIGDTNMSIGEIMDLSTGMIIELNRMVDENVDLLVNGKLFAKGEVLSMGEYFGIRITSIVKPVDRVEKLRDRE
- the fliM gene encoding flagellar motor switch protein FliM, translated to MSKNILSQSEIDSLISAISAGQIEEDKSTLDTSDVKAYDFRRPTKFTKEQIRTLRVVHDNYARILGNFLTAYLRVPVKIEVISVSQVTYEEFVSSLSIPTVVTLFNMSEEMGIALLEINPSCAFSLIDLNFGGDGKSVAKSRELTEIELEVMRHLNEKLLENLSYVWKGIAALSPKIESIDTNPHFNQLIASSETIALVTLSVQIHDNKSMINYCFPYITLEKVISNLTAQHWFNEYQKTSFRPSSSEMEGYLTNAEVNVKALLGKTTITMEDFFQLQEGDVLQLNKKEGEPLELFVEEQLVLVGHPSLVEGYNLAIQVTDCVEGKGTVS
- a CDS encoding flagellar hook-basal body protein, yielding MFRALCNNLTGMRAFQYSLEQIADNMSNINTTGYKASHASFSELLYRNVQDRRLPAAPGAGALDPQAGKGVRISSLTTSFSQGALVQGSRPLDLAIEGEGFFRIIRPDNTVSYTRNGSFYLDEAANIVTAEGDFLDVPFNLSALLRDMDGDLGALVITAEGAALWVTEDAAPVELGNIQLYRFINPAGLAADRNGQYLQTAESGGALAGLPGQIGYGKIRQQYLERSNVDLAEEMVRLITTQRALQSNIRALITTDELWALTIYIKS
- a CDS encoding flagellar hook-basal body protein, producing the protein MRGLYMAEGAMLTQQVRMELIGNNLANQQTPGYKRDDGIQTSFAEWLLYARNIVPGNEGSARTGRLQERTSLPVGTMPHNVAIDESYTLMRNGNLQQTGRSLDFALMGNGFFQVQVGDRVLNTRNGHFFLNADGYLVNAEGHMVLGEDGFIRLVQDGSVILERDLFVSEDGAIFVDGGLAGQLRLAAFDPEANYTKVGENYFEPVDTDAELDVRVFHRFLEGSNVDLIKEMVSLMEIKRNFESAQRVMITYDGILDKAANELGSLR
- a CDS encoding DUF2802 domain-containing protein, with the protein product MLVAGFMLGFLTSMVFCWFWLRQIKGNYSFSNVMNREVLDEDYKDTLMSLQIEVENLQEEIRKMGDNLTATGRSPADVTPLSLGPPLVHKGGTGASTGRNVRVNLKKQKQGEVLGLWDEGRGVGDIARDTGLGQGEVELILSLRNKLNEREIYNNF
- a CDS encoding FliA/WhiG family RNA polymerase sigma factor; the encoded protein is MGGYGGKKYGYKGDDADKEKLIVEYLPLIRKISGKLSIALPPTLDENDLIGSGIIGLLEAMERFDPARGVDFRSFASLRIKGAMIDELRKLSWAPRSFFTQYRHVQEAGEKVAQEIKREPTSEEIARELGWTVNEVDQVWAHYNLLAIISMERVLFAGDDNEGLKLEELLADTDDGPDDHLEKKERVALLARSLKKLTDREQILLSLYYHEDLTQKEIARLLNISAVRVSQIHAGALQRLRKLLGKKMR
- a CDS encoding PilZ domain-containing protein, which codes for MAKPSFLKKYDQIKIYNRDDRTHYKAVVQDLKKAGLVISQPISKHGKLTMRSGSLWESHLESEDALYYFVLKVLRQEKGHPPFYLVDYPDSVRRQQRRQFYRLPCYLELEYRIIREVEEKEEDEERKHDRELIAIPEEKDVLTDMKSFREKMDAQDTDDIRHGVTIDISGGGLQFISSKYLTGGTELLISLHLQDVKGGLRVKGKVVRSFPVQVGAWKKYRVALSFFDIDEKTRDTIIKFIFDQSRKRVREI